The following proteins come from a genomic window of Vallitaleaceae bacterium 9-2:
- a CDS encoding class I SAM-dependent methyltransferase → MYHIPCNNNTVCNSNKKDQGHRCRDKKNRRGPSSFHMQDATKVFEKIGLKSGDTFLDLGCGAGDYSMHAATLVDAIGRVYALDCWPELVETLEEEAKQLGIYNLYPVVADIRREVPFDKGTIDVCMIATVLHMMDFPLQTRRVFEEVRRVLKEDGKLVVLECKKEKRFFGPLLESRISPEMLEKELVQFGLYKEDYVDLGDNYMMIFR, encoded by the coding sequence ATGTATCATATACCCTGTAATAACAATACCGTTTGCAATAGTAATAAAAAAGATCAAGGACACCGTTGCCGGGACAAGAAAAACCGACGCGGACCGAGTAGTTTTCATATGCAAGACGCAACAAAAGTATTTGAAAAAATAGGTCTAAAATCAGGAGATACTTTTTTGGACTTGGGTTGTGGCGCAGGAGATTATTCAATGCATGCAGCCACACTGGTGGATGCAATTGGGCGTGTATATGCACTAGATTGTTGGCCTGAACTGGTCGAGACACTCGAAGAAGAGGCAAAACAACTGGGCATCTATAATCTATATCCGGTTGTTGCCGATATTCGCCGAGAAGTCCCTTTTGACAAGGGGACAATAGATGTTTGTATGATTGCTACAGTATTACATATGATGGATTTTCCTCTGCAGACAAGACGGGTATTTGAAGAAGTCAGACGCGTATTAAAGGAAGATGGGAAACTTGTGGTCCTTGAGTGCAAAAAAGAAAAAAGATTTTTTGGACCTTTGCTTGAATCGAGAATATCCCCTGAAATGCTTGAAAAAGAGTTGGTCCAATTTGGATTATACAAGGAGGACTATGTGGATTTAGGGGATAATTATATGATGATTTTTAGATAA